Proteins encoded in a region of the Phoenix dactylifera cultivar Barhee BC4 chromosome 3, palm_55x_up_171113_PBpolish2nd_filt_p, whole genome shotgun sequence genome:
- the LOC120110104 gene encoding uncharacterized protein LOC120110104, with protein MAKKKGKPRGNGKAALILAATQVPSQPSRLPERVEDYHDDDDYIPDGDMIEEVDTNEEINDEEMNGAVQNHEDTMNEDQMNDELGIDPRQSNGREPTLKAPVDANGKVIVRCTRGMFLDYEVSHKAVAIMRQFFNGPWLSWREVPTHAKVGMWNKFEEIHTILPGQLHHVHQVWNKHCQQRLTTSLGRVRSQKLLEAKGDLNKARDKPLGRGCSGREEAAGYKDDRAKLGDVIYIRNVEEKLDEAERESLSVGEDKVNWEFVPKQGKMWRALDELKCFG; from the exons ATGgccaagaaaaaagggaaaccaAGAGGTAATGGAAAAGCAGCTTTAATACTGGCTGCTACTCAAGTTCCTTCTCAACCTTCTAGGTTGCCTGAGCGTGTCGAGGATtatcatgatgatgatgattacaTTCCTGATGGGGACATGATTGAAGAGGTGGATACAAATGAAGAAATAAACGATGAAGAAATGAATGGTGCAGTGCAAAATCATGAGGATACAATGAATGAGGATCAGATGAATGATGAACTTGGGATTGATCCACGACAAAGCAATGGCCGAGAACCAACCCTTAAAGCCCCTGTTGATGCAAATGGAAAAGTGATTGTTAGGTGCACAAGaggaat GTTTCTTGATTATGAGGTCAGTCACAAAGCTGTTGCTATCATGCGCCAATTTTTCAATGGTCCGTGGTTGTCATGGAGGGAGGTCCCTACACATGCTAAAGTTGGAATGTGGAACAAATTTGAG GAGATACACACAATTCTTCCAGGACAATTGCATCATGTGCATCAAGTTTGGAACAAGCATTGTCAGCAACGGTTGACAACCTCATTAGGGAGGGTCAGAAGCCAAAAGCTTTTGGAAGCAAAAGGAGATTTAAATAAAGCCCGTGATAAAcccct TGGACGTGGATGTAGTGGGAGAGAAGAAGCTGCTGGGTATAAGGATGATCGCGCCAAGCTGGGAGATGTGATCTACATCCGGAACGTGGAGGAGAAGCTGGATGAAGCTGAGAGGGAGAGTTTATCCGTGGGTGAAGATAAGGTGAACTGGGAGTTTGTTCCGAAGCAGGGGAAGATGTGGAGAGCGTTGGATGAACTAAAATGCTTCGGCTGA
- the LOC120110103 gene encoding uncharacterized protein LOC120110103 yields MALLIEKTSSECKCKVKDLSQAFSCLEIAAARGTMSVDRNWMYHRLSENGYIRAEFCDGVKGFLEFAFTQLEYCSGDKIRCPCMRCDNQKFLNRDTVNVHLLRKGFTPGYSTWFAHGELLGAVAPVSTSAVEASTSMDVGCEHGQQYRTMVMEAMGPEEELHLSSALEVNHEEEPNKDAADFYSLLKDAEVPLWEGCKKYSKLSAITQLLNCKSEFNMSISCYDRIMKIVKNMLLESEKLPLDFYQSKKMLWKLGLEYTSIDVCENNCMLFYKETENLIECTICGHPRYKIRRNDGGGRRKDVPYRRLRYLPITPRLQRLFMSSRTAENMSWHVKGGDSDEMVHPACGEAWKHFDRIHPSFSTEPRNLRLGLCTDGFNPFSQSARPYSCWPVFVTVYNLPPSICMKRPYIFLSLVISGPKSPGKSIDVLLRPLIDELKILWEVGVTTYDIFRKENFQMKAALLWTINDFSAYGMLSGWSTHGKLACPYCMENSKTFTLQHGGKTSFFDCHRQFLPMDHAYRYQVDGFFNGRIETDPPPPRVSGEELKNRVSALPNVTFGSKAPKHTIPGFGKTKDNVKARQDLELYCKRPKLRIQFVNGKLVKPPASYVLSKDQAMEVCEWVKGLRLPDGYASNISKCVNLDDYKFYGLKSHDCHVFMLRLLPIAFREVLPAPVWDALTELSCYFRDLCNTTLRVQDMEVLEKNIVVTLCKLEKIFPPAFFDSMEHLPVHLAYEAKVGGPVQYRWMYPFER; encoded by the exons aGGAACTATGTCAGTTGATCGTAATTGGATGTACCACCGACTTAGTGAAAATGGTTATATAAGAGCTGAGTTCTGTGATGGAGTTAAAGGGTTCCTTGAGTTTGCATTTACTCAGTTAGAGTATTGTAGTGGTGATAAGATTAGATGCCCTTGTATGAGATGTGACAACCAGAAATTTCTTAACCGTGATACGGTCAATGTTCATCTGTTGAGAAAGGGGTTTACACCGGGGTATTCAACATGGTTTGCACATGGGGAGTTACTTGGTGCAGTTGCTCCTGTAAGTACAAGTGCAGTAGAAGCATCCACATCAATGGATGTTGGTTGTGAACATGGTCAGCAATATAGAACCATGGTGATGGAAGCTATGGGTCCAGAAGAGGAACTCCATTTGAGTAGTGCACTTGAAGTTAATCATGAGGAAGAGCCAAATAAGGatgctgcagatttttattctttgttgaaAGATGCAGAAGTACCTTTATGGGAAGGGTGTAAAAAATACTCTAAGTTATCTGCTATTACTCAATTATTAAATTGCAAGTCTGAATTTAATATGAGTATATCTTGCTATGAtcgaatcatgaaaatagtgaaGAATATGTTGCTGGAAAGTGAGAAGCTGCCCCTTGATTTCTATCAATCAAAGAAGATGCTTTGGAAGTTGGGGTTGGAGTATACAAGTATTGATGTTTGTGAGAATAATTGTATGCTATTCTATAAGGAAACAGAGAATTTGATTGAGTGTACTATTTGTGGTCATCCTCGatataaaatcagaagaaatgatgGTGGTGGTAGGAGAAAAGATGTTCCTTATAGAAGGTTGCGATATCTTCCAATAACACCAAGACTTCAGAGGCTTTTTATGTCAAGCAGAACGGCTGAAAACATGTCATGGCATGTAAAGGGAGGTGATTCAGATGAGATGGTGCATCCTGCTTGTGGGGAGGCTTGGAAGCACTTTGACCGCATTCATCCATCCTTTTCTACCGAGCCTCGTAATTTGAGACTTGGGTTATGTACAGATGGTTTTAACCCTTTTAGCCAATCAGCTCGTCCTTATTCCTGTTGGCCAGTTTTCGTAACAGTTTACAATCTTCCACCATCAATATGTATGAAACGACCCTACATTTTTCTAAGTTTAGTCATTTCTGGACCTAAGAGCCCCGGCAAAAGTATCGATGTCTTGCTTAGGCCTTTGATTGATGAACTTAAAATATTGTGGGAAGTAGGGGTCACCACTTATGACATTTTTAGAAAAGAGAATTTTCAAATGAAGGCAGCTTTATTGTGGACTATCAACGATTTTTCTGCATATGGCATGCTTTCAGGATGGAGTACACATGGAAAGTTGGCATGCCCgtattgtatggagaactcaaaAACTTTTACACTACAACATGGTGGGAAGACTTCTTTTTTTGACTGCCATCGTCAATTCTTGCCCATGGACCATGCATacagataccaagttgatggttTCTTCAATGGTAGAATAGAGACAGACCCCCCACCTCCTCGAGTGTCTGGTGAGGAGTTGAAAAATAGGGTCTCTGCCTTGCCTAATGTAACTTTTGGTTCGAAAGCTCCTAAGCACACCATTCCTGGATTCG GGAAGACTAAAGATAATGTGAAAGCAAGGCAAGATTTAGAGCTGTATTGCAAGCGTCCCAAGTTGAGGATTCAATTTGTTAATGGAAAGCTAGTTAAGCCTCCAGCTTCCTATGTATTGTCCAAAGACCAAGCAATGGAGGTCTGCGAGTGGGTGAAAGGGTTAAGACTCCCTGATGGATATGCTTCAAACATATCGAAGTGTGTTAACCTGGATGATTATAAGTTTTACGGGTTAAAAAGTCACGATTGTCATGTTTTCATGCTGAGATTGCTTCCAATTGCATTCCGTGAAGTATTGCCAGCACCAGTGTGGGATGCATTGACAGAATTAAGCTGTTACTTTAGAGATTTATGCAACACAACTTTGCGTGTCCAAGATATGGAGGTTCTTGAGAAAAATATTGTGGTAACTCTCTGCAAACTTGAGAAGATATTTCCTCCTGCATTTTTTGACTCAATGGAGCACTTACCTGTTCATTTAGCTTATGAAGCTAAAGTTGGGGGGCCCGTGCAGTACAGATGGATGTACCCCTTTGAAAGGTAA